Part of the Chelmon rostratus isolate fCheRos1 chromosome 13, fCheRos1.pri, whole genome shotgun sequence genome is shown below.
TACATTTGAGGTAAACAGATGTTTGTGGTGTTCATAACATTAAAACTCATAGATCTCTGAACAGTTTCCACTGGAGCTACTTTGTTAACCTAAGAAAAAGTTCAAAAGTGCAGACATTTTGTTCTCTGGATTATCGAGAGTATTGAGTCACATTGACTCTTTGTCAGTGTGACCTAGGACCTAGTAATGTTAGATACCAGTAATGATAACAGAAAACCAACCCTTCAAGATTACAGTTTTTTTGATATGTGCTACAAACATGCCCCAAAAACATGGACATTAGATGTACTGGCATTCAGTTGACCCTTTGCTAAACACCTCCTCCGAACACAAACTGTCCAGTCATAGGTTAGTAACAGTAAATAGGGACCTGCacgcctgtcaagctttgcattTCTTGATCTGTTGCATGTCGAGCGATACTGTGAGTTTGGAGTGCGGCGTCTTTCAGAAACACTAAACAGAAGAACAAATGTGTGAGGAATGAATTAAACTTTGTCTTTATCTCCTCTAACCTAAActgcaaacgttagcatgtcTAGCTAACTGTCTCACTACCTAAAGTAACGTAACCAGGTGTTACATCCAAAGGCAATGGGCATGTTATTACTTTTCTACATTATTTAGTGTAGTTACAGGTTACATTAGAAAAATGCCTCTTCAGGACCAACACATCCAGTTTGTGAGCTAAGATGCTGCTATATCAGAGTAATGATGTCAGCTTAgtgctgctctttgtttgttttggggtttttcagactcctgcagctgcagccgaATGTACATTAGATACCATTACATTTGCCAAACTCATGGCTTATTCCTCATCATCAGAACCTTCTCTCTTATAAAAGTGAAGCACACTgtttgaaaatatgaataatgaagcAAAGCCTGAATCTAAccacttttttccttttcaagtccgtttttcttttctttagtAAGCATCCAAACAACTCAAGGGACCTTAGAACAAATAACATTTGAGTTAGcctacattttattattttcacattttatttttaacaccATGCTGTAGGCTGAACTAGCactacactgaaatacacaaacaatgctGCTCCCCTGTGTTCATTACATGAATCCTCAACTGGTGAGGATCACCGCCACCATCACTTCAGTCTCCATGTGTACAGTGCACgaatggaaagcttgacagCACTAGCACCAGTAACTAAGGATAATGGGACTAAAGGTCAATTATAGCTAAGTGGTTTttagaaattatttatttattttttagagTTATACCCAGTGCAGAGGAAAGTAACTGGTTGGGAATTTTGGGCAGGCCCTGGTGATCAGTCATGAGGGATCGGTGCTCAGGCCCCTGTTGTAGTGCAAGGCATTATTGTCCTATGCTGATGTAAATTGCATTTGCGCATGCATTAGTGGTGGTGAGAAATTAAATATTGTATGGGTCTTGCTCCATGCATGTGCCAAAAATCATTCACTTTCATGGCGTTGCCCTAGCAGCAGGTGAATATTGATGTTTCACCATGAACAGGAAGTGCCGCAGACTTCACATGTTTGACAAATGTCCCAGCCTGAAGACGCCATGCCAATATTCATAGTCATAGCAACAGGAAGTACATGAAAATTCCATGGTGTGGTCTACACTTGATATACTGGAACATAAGGTATAATTAATGGGTGTTCAGTAGCGCCACATTGTGGACACAGGCAATGGCATTACATACCTTCATGCAACCACATGAAAACTGAGGAGTGTCCACCGGTCAGAGTTCAGTCACGAAGCCGCACCTGCCCCACTCCCCCGACATGCACGACGGAGCAAGTGCTCATTCGTCACTGCTTGCAGCTTTAATCTTTTGTGGACTTTTTAATTGAACAAAGGATTTATGTTGAGTAGTTTAAATATCAAATAGGATTGTATGTTAAAAGACTACCATGAAATGATACAGTATGcttatttactgtgtattttattgatgaCACTTAATATTCGGTTCACTTGATATGAATTCACAGGCTGCACTGTCAGGTCACAATTATTTATAAGAATGACAAAGTATGCTAAAGTCGTGTAGTCTATTAAACCTTacaattcaaacacaaacagtccagGGCCAAGTCAGTTATCAGTGCAAAGCAAAGTCActcaaacagcattttcagtgaatctgtgatttGATTTACCATCTTTATATTCCTAAACAAATTTTTTACTCATACAACTACTGCTCTTAAtctgtcctcctgctgcagcttctttggTGACTTTGGGTTCATGTTTGGAGGCAACCGACAGCAACAGGACAGGAACATCCCCAGAGGAAATGACATCATACTAGATCTGGAGGTCACGCTTGAAGAGGTGTACTCTGGGAACTTTGTTGAGGTGAGGAGAAAACCCCGTTTTCTAAATTCTCTTTACTCTGAACAACCTGCACTCATTACACATTCTTGAAGTTTGTAAGTGGAGTTGGTTGCAGTTGTGGTTGTGGACCATTATTTACAAAAGCAAAGGAGATAATGGCGTCCCACAATTCCTTGCAGCAACCACATTTGAAGTGGGaccacacattttcaatggtAGACAGGTCTTGAGTCGAAGCACGGCAGTCTCTTACTGGCACTCTTTTACTACAGAAGCCATGCTGTTGTAACACAGAATGTGGCCTGGCAATGTCTTGCTGGAGTAAACAGGATCATCCCTGAAAATATGGTGTCTGGGTGGCACATATGTTGCTCTCTgtacctttcagcattaatTGTGCCTTCACAGATGTGAAGTTATCCATGCCATGTGCACTAACACACCCTCATACCATtacagatgctggcttttgaactttgTGCTGGTAACAATCTGAATGGTccctttaattatttttgaatAGCGTATATGTTCTAATTTATGATTGGCCTAATTGGCCGGAGAGGGGCGCACAAAGGGCAGGGTGTGGCCCGCAATTTGCCCAGGTTTGACCCAGAGGAATCAAAGTGAAATGTGGTCTCATCAGACCGcagcacacttttccactttgcatCTGTCCATCTCAGATGAGCTTGGGCCCAGAGAAGTCGGCAGCATTGTGGATGTAGTTGATATATGGCCTTAGCTCTGCATGGTACAGGCTTAACTTGCGACAAACTGTGTTTGCCGACAATGGTTTCTGAAGTGCTCCTGACCCCATGTAATAAAACTCCCTGCCAGTGTCCTTGTTTGCTTGAGTTAgtcatcttttctctctctcacaggtTGTACGTAACAAGCCTGTGGCCAAAGAAGCTCCAGGCAAGAGGAAGTGTaactgcagacaggaaatgaggacGACGCAGCTCGGACCTGGCCGCTTCCAAATGACTCAGGAGATGGTGTGCGATGAGTGTCCCAATGTAAAGTGAGTCGCCGCTTGTGGTAAAACTCTTATTGTCATTGACATCCTCAATAACGCTGGGAACACACATTGAACCTAGACTTCATATCACCTGATatcacaacacattttctattctgttttcTGAACCACAGGCTGGTAAATGAGGAGAGGACGTTGGAGGTAGAAATTGAACAAGGAGTGAGAGATGAGATGGAGTACCCTTTCATTGGAGAAGGTAAATCTACCCAAAGCTCAAAATAAATCCTTTCTGTTGGTTTTTCAAATTTCACCTGTTTTCAACATCTTTTACTTGACCACAGGGGAACCTCACATCGATGGTGAGCCTGGAGATCTACGTTTCCGCATCAAAGTGTTGAAGTATGAATAAGCTTTACTTACTGTGAAAGTTTGACTGTATGTCTGGAGTGCAACAAAATACTTGATCAGTGGCATACAGTAATGTGATATGGggatgcttttctttttagaCATCCTATGTTTGAGCGCAGAGGAGATGATCTGTACACCAACGTCACCATCTCCCTGGTGGAGGCACTGGTCGGCTTTGAGATGGACATTGTGCATTTGGATGGACACAAGGTTCTGTACATACTTGGTATATTTTCAGGGTTATCATAGTATGGGCCATTTGTTGTCCACTGTGACTGTCTCATAACTCAGACTCTTGAGACTGTTAAGGTGAAAGACTATTTAAAGTTCATATTATAAAAAATGGGGGAGTGTGGGATCGACCCAGTCAAATTGACTGGTTGCGTCTGTCTTTGCCTGACAGGTCCATATAGTGAGAGATAAGATCACCAAGCCTGGTGCTCGAATGTGGAAGAAAGGAGAGGGCCTGCCAAACTTTGACAACATCAACATCCGAGGTTCCCTCATCATCACCTTCGATGTGGAGTTTCCTCAGACACAGCTCGATGATCAGCAGAAAGATGGTGAGGATGAAGGATCAGTGTTGGGAAAAGCTGCTTTACTTCACAACATATGCCTTTAAAAGACAAGACGCTTACTTACCTGGAAACCTCAGCTGTGTGGAAGACATGGGCATTCACCAGGCAGATGCTATTAGCTGCTTTTTAAGAATTTAAAACGTTGGCTCTTCTTGAATGTGAGCGTTTGCTGCTTCGCTGTAGCtcacagtatatattttttcctaACAGTATCACTCTGTTGTTGCAGGTATTCGGGGTCTCCTGAAGCAGGGCTCTGTACAGAAAATTTACAATGGACTACAAGGATACTAAGACATTAACAGACACAGCCTGGACTGAGttacctgccacacacacaaacacacatacatcttCAATCAACAGGAGGGTGCTCTGTAATTCTGGCCAGggtgtatttattattttcagattgttcTCAGGATGGCTTGAATCCAattagtttttactttttatcgTCCTACATTTTGACAGCAGTGTCACCGTTGCGGGTGTTTTATCTGAAGTGTATAAATGCAAAGGATGCCGAGTCCCTCTGTTGTCCATTTTTGTCCTTACATTACATTGTAATACagctttttgtttatttccaaaATCGAAATTGACTTATTTCTTCCTGAGTGAGGTGTTAAGATCTAACAAACACTGTCTGCTAAGGTGCCGACATGTATACCTTTCTGAAGAAGACTGTTTGACACTCACTCACTAACAGCATCTGCTGAAGGATGAGCAGCTGACAAACTGGACTGAAGAAGGAATTTCTCCACCAACCTCTGCTATTTTTCTTAGGTTTCTCAATGTAACAGCTCCACCTGTTGtctgatgaatgttttttttttctattgcgCTGGTCAGATTCCTGTTCAGTAATACTTTGTAGATAGGGAAGAACAAAGCTCATTGGGTTGTTGCGTTTTAGTTGTCTCTGACTTGTCTGTTTGCGTTTGACACATTGCAACAGGAGAACTGTCCACATTGCACAGTCCCCAAGTTTCACTGTGACAAGAGTTGACCTCTAAACAGTGAAGTTTTATTCTTGTGGAGGGATGGGGGCCGTCTGCGCATCCTCCAGCGCCACTGTCGAAAAGTTTTGTCTCACACCTCTGACACTCTTCCTGTCCGGCCTCTTCCAAGTCAAAGGGACGTATCAGCCCTCCTCTTCGGGGTTGATTTTCCTGACTGGGGACAGTTTGATGGCTGGTTTGGTTTATAAAGATTTCCATTCTCTGTTTTTACTGTCGACTGCAATGTTGCCTCCAAATTTCAAGAGAGTGTCATGGCCTTAAATATGAATTATTTGGCCATTTTTACTGAGTGAGCTAGGGGATAATGTACTTTTGACTGACTATGAATAAAGATTTCTACAAACTCGTATGACTTGTCATACCCCAAATTCACCAGCAGGTGACATCAAAGTGCGTAATAGCCACTGGCGAGTAACCAATGATGCCTGAGGAGTGATGCAACTGCTGGGAGTGAAGCAGAGTTAGGTGACGTATCAGGGACAATTTCGCCCTGAAATGAGCCTGTCAGGTTGTGCTCATCATGGATCCAGTGGACATCTGGATTAGCATGTAGCCACACAGAAAGGCCTTCCTGAGATGCTGAACTGCGTGAATATATTGTTTGGCCaatgaaacacaataaatgcCCCATAGTTTGTAGTGTGTAAAGGAGATCAGGGAATTTAGTTGATAGGAATATCTTTAATCGAGGTGTAAACCTGCATGTATGCGTGTGAACCCTTTCATGATTTTGAGGACCAATTTTACATCTTTCGACCTCGAAAGTGAAAACCTTTCCAAAGTAGGTATTTTGGCTGTTAACATTGTTAATACTGTCTGGGCTCAgtacattaaaatatttttcccCCACgtgggggcagcacaacaaagTGGAAACACGAccatcacatacagtattatCATCTTCTAGAGCTTAAGTTAAATgtctgtttacacatccagcagacacagagcaacattatcattcgTTTGGGGCCGTGTCTCTGGCAGGAGTCTCTGGCAAGACAGATTTTCACTCTCCTTCTAACTGCTGCAGTCTCCAACAACTACTGAGGGGAATATCTGACTCTCTGAATGTTCACCTGCTGGTCACATACTGtgcatgtctgctgtttggtgctggacatGTGGCGTGATGTGGCTTGATTCAAGCTTTTTTGCTAAACCTGTGTGTGGCGGGCCATGAAAcccaaacaatgaaaaatgctaaaacactcCATAGAGGGGAAGTgcaaaataatatgaaaattCTCTGTGGCTTTGTGACCACAAGTGACCCATTTTGTATTCCGTTTCTAATTTTCAGCAAAAAACCTCTGATAGAGTCACTGTACAGCCTTAGCTCACGGCTAGCTGGTGAGCACAGTGGAGCATCTCTCATGAAACGtattgattaatgcagctttaaagcacAAGTGTAggtgtataaatgtgtgtatgtgtgtggtccGTGTGATAGTATGATGAGCCCTTACATGTCCCGACCCTGCGACCCCTCGGTGGCTTTACTCCTGCCTGTTTTGCTGTCACAGCTGCCAATCCGAACACAAGTGGCTCAGTGTCGTAGACATCAGGCGCGCCACTCTATCCTTGtccccgacacacacaccccacactTTGTGGGTGGAGGGACTGCGGGTGGAAGGTTGTCGGGGAGTCTGTCTGCATGGGTGGGGCAGGGGATGTCCACAGAAACATATTCCTGATGGTTGGTTTATAGTGTGGTGAATGGTGTACACATCTGTCCACCAGTGTTCATGTCACAGACTGCATGTGTAATAATCTCCCACAGCAGAtattgcatgtgtgcatattgtACTTATAATATGTGCTTATgaatgagtatgtgtgtgtgctacgtatgtgtttatgtgtgcgtgtgtgtgtgtttgcattcatgtgtgtggccagtttgtgtgtaatgaaCTCCCACAGAGATAGCAGGGCTGTGGTAAAGGGAGTTTCCTCCCTGGCCCACCACACATCCCATAGTCATTTTCAGACTGAGGAGGctccagagaggagaagagacgcTTTGTGATCCAGCTCAGATAAAACATCTTGCTGTTCCACCTCCAGCTATTACACCCTAATAGGACTAGTGAGATTCAGAGCTTTTGGGGCCACCAGAACACACAAAGGAAAAGTCTGTGCAGCTGGGATATATTTCTCAAAAGACTGGTACTTATGTCTAACTGCTCCTGTacttattcattatttattacacaaaaacaatgtatttcAAGAGATCCAGACTCAGCACCTGAAGAAAGCAAATGTCCCTGTATTACATCAGCATGTGGATCTAAGAGTTCGATCAGGGCGTATACTGTAAACGGTATGTGGGGTGACTGTTTGTGACCCTCTGTCTCACATGTGGTTCTGAGAAGAGACGGCAGGGTGAGTCACGTTTGGGTATTTACCGATCATCCTCAAATATTATCTGTTAACCACTTGTAATTACAAATTGTAGGGCACATGAGGGCAGCATTGCCTCTTCAAACACATCCCTCCCTAAATCACTTTTTATTACCCACAACACTCACCAGAGGTCTGTGTAGactgaatgtatgtgtgtggtatgtgtgtgtgtgtgtgtgtgtgtgtgtgcaatagaGCGCCTGCACTTGCCAGTTGTTGATGCAGATAAGCACAGGGATCACACTTGACCCTGAGTGTAATGACTTGTAAGTATAGCTGCAGGGTTAAGAGAGGCACAGGctgaaggagggaaggagggctAATTGAGCAATCTgttgtgcatgcgtgtgtgtgtgtgtgtgtgtgtgtgtgtgtgtgtgtctgtctgtctgtgtggttgGGCCAATGGGTGTTTTGACCTGCTCTGACTCTGCAGTGTGCTTGGTTAATGGTGCCTGACCTGTCAGACACAGAGTTTGTAAGGAGTACGTTCTATAACGACACCAGAGCATTAGTCAGAGCAGAACATAGACAGAACAttgctgttttaatttttcGAACAAAATAGAATTGCCATGTTTCCACAAGGAGATGTCTTAGCAAGTATTAATGCCTCTGTGACTTGTTGTTTGATGCCACTGTTGGTTTCTGTAATGAACTGAAGCTGCTCTTCTTAATGgcttcacattttcatcagagGGTGTTTTCCTTTGGCCTTAAAAACTGAATCCAAGATGCAATTCAAGTGAATCATATCATCCAAAATTGTGTACAAAAGATGTTCCCACAGATCTTTGCTCATTAGTATATGAAATGTTTGGCTGTTTTGATTAACTGACAGAAATCGGTGATGGGATGTAACGTGATGATTAACGACTTGTTCCCTGCCTGATTGTGTATATTCCACAAGTGTCTTTTGATCAGTTCCATTTCtccaagaaaacaaaaccagtaATTAGATGGTTGTTTCCCTCCACATCCAGGTGTGTGAAAAACACCTCAGATAATCTTTGTTGGGTAACTGTATAATGGCAACATTGACAATAAGTTTCCATAATAATAGGTAGGAAACTGGGAGTGTTGCCATCATGGATGTTGTTAAATATCTGGGTTGAATTTTCTGTACATCTCTGAGCTGAGCAGGACGCAGACTGAGACTGAAGTTACCCCCTATCAGTTCCAGcccctgcagagctgcagcatggACAAATTCAACAGACAACAAGTCTGTAATAATCTGACTGCGTTCATTGTGTGTGTAGTTATCGGTGGCGTGAAGCACCAACACATGCCAAGGCcagggaggacagcaggagggagaggggggcaagggaggaaaaaaggacTCTGCCCGAAATAAGAAATGTTGACGGACAAAGCCTACAATTTGTGGGATTTGagcataaagcaaacaaagggCAGCTTTTGTAAGGAATAATGCATGTCAGCCGTATCCTTATCCCGCCACAGCTTTGAACACTGTTGGGGTCGTCCATTGCTCCACTGTGTATGTCGTGTTGCTATATTAAAGCCAGTCACCTCAAAGGGAAAAGCCTCAACTATTCAACAATTGAATGGTGGGGCCCTCATTATGGCCAATGTGGGCAGGAAAAAGTGGCTTTGGGGGTTTTCAATTCAGCGACTTAAAGCCCTCCTGTTAGCTAGGACGAGCTGCTGTTTATCCCAATGCCTTTCTGGGGGCTAAACATAGTCAACTGTCATTATGgatctcactctctctccttttctgtctctctctctctctctgtcctccccctcactaacatttatttatttctctctcaatTTTGTCATCTAATGACccgtgttgtgttgttgtttgaagGGGCTGATGGCTCTCTGGTCTCCCACATcctgaggaagaaaaggggtgGCTGGGATACTAGAGGGCGAGCGCAGGACAAACAGTGCTGCAGACCACCTATATGGATGAAAGCCACAAGTATATGGACAGCATTCCATAGGCAACGCAGAGCCGACACGGCAGCGCTGTATATGTATGTTGCAGCCTGTATATGTATATGCCCTCCAGTAATCCTTCAGAAAAGAACCACCTTCACAGTTATCCTTTATAAAAGCAGTTTTATTCAGCCCATCAGTGTCAGGGGCTTGGACGCTTGGAGGAGCAGCTTCCCAGCAGTTCAAGGACCACATGAATAGGGCCATAATAGAAAAACTGTATGCGCAGTATATGCAGTGATGTAAATATGTATTAGTGGGTATGGGGGGGTCGGGAGGGTACATGGCGGAGCGCAGAGGAGACGGCGGGCGAGGTGAAAGCGGTCTTTGTGTTTAGAGCAGAGCCCTCTGGTGGACCCTCCCCTCAGCGCGGGGTTGCCCAGGCCCTGTGGTGGCGTATCACAGTTAATAACTGTGCGGTGGGCTGTCAGAGGCACTTAGCCTGACACTGGGCAGGCCGGGCCAGGCTGGGCCCGCGTACACAGCCGCCCCTGCCTCCCGAGCCTGGACCAAAGCACTCAGCCATgacgcagagacagagagagagacggagaaatGTAGATTTATACATGGGCAGAGGTACGAGAGGATGGACACATGGATGAGGCACAACAAACAGgaatattacagaaaaaaaatgcaatttcaaTCAATGTCTAGGCATGACAGGGGTAAATAACTGGGACAGTCTTCCAGACTGAGCTCAGGTGTCTTCCCTAAAGACTTCTGTGGCAGCTTCAGGACACTGCTCTGGCCTGGTTTAGCTCCTACCTCTCGGACAGATCGCTCTCTGTTGTAATGGGAGAATTCTCTTCATGCCCAGCCCCCCCTCTCATGTGCTGTTCCCCAGGGATCACTTCTTGGTCCTGTATGATTTTCTATTGATATGCTTTCTTCAGGTCACACAATCCAAAGGTAAACCATTCATTTCCACTGTTATCTGGTACGGCACACACCTTTTCTCATGCTTTGATTGGTCTCTCTGATAATGCTGAGATGCTGCGTGAGAAGGTCCTCCGGCTCATTGAGTTCAGATCTGTGGTTCCTGTTATGTGGCCTTCAAACCTGACCTGTGACGTGAACAGGAATGCTGGGGACACGTCCTCCAGCGTCAAGCAGTCTTCACACAATTTTGGCGTGATTTTTGACTCTGAGCTTTGTTTTGACATACAAATGACCAAAGTGGTGCAATCGTGCTTTCTCTAGCTCTGTAGTTTGTCTAGTTTCTATGCACATTTATCACTTTTATTCTATGTTTTTATAAatactttgttgtttttatctttactgTATGTACTCATATTATGTTTGTGTAGTTATCGACTTTATGTACTATTTTATCTTGTTGTGTAAATcactttgtaactgtgttttaaaaagtgctatacaattattgttattattattgttattgttatttttattattatagcCAGAATGTAGCATGCATGTTGTGCATTATTAATGCGAGAGGAGAACTTGTTGCGGGATAGGATAGTCTCTGAAAACAATACTGgcatgcacatatgcacattgTAACAGTTTGTGGTCGCTGTAAATGTTCCTCCTGTCCATGCTGGCCATGAAGTGATCCCTTCTGTACATAATTCCAATGTGTACCAAATCCACAATCCGTGTTTTGTGCAAGAATGCATTCTAAAGTTAGAACCTAATATGAGGCTTCATTAGTCTGAGTTAGCCAAATCAAGTTGGTATCTCCTGAAGTTACAGTgtacaaagaagaaagaagtaCACACATCCTTCTTTGTGCTGCTATCTCtatctctgcagctcagcaggaagTCTGTCCAAAGTGCTGAAATGATTGTAAAGAACTGAAAGTACTGAAAAGACTACTTGGAAAATATCTACTAGATTCActtgctgaagcctcatatgaCTGaacatttgaatgtatttttgcacaaaaaagaaatgtggatTTTCCTTAAATTAGAATGCCGCTAGGAAGGGatctcctctgagccagtgtgTACAGGAGGAACAACTACAGCAACCACAAACTGTTTTAGTGTACATATGGCTGTGTAAGTATTGTTTTAAGACCCTATCCTTTAATTAATGCTACCTTACACTTCAACCATACCTTGCTGTGGCCTAACAAAACTGTCGCTTGGTTAAAGCCCCCCTTCCAGTGAAGCACATCTAATGCAGTTGCTTGAGAGGGGCCACCATCTGCAATGATCAGCACCAGACGTTATCTGACCCTTAACAAAGTACCTCCACAAACTCTTATCTGATCCCTGCTCATAAAGCTCATACTCCAAATGAGGACTGTCGTGGCAATCGACCAATGAAGACTTGTCTGATCTTGAGTGGCGTTTTATTCCTGTGCCAAACAATTCTTGTGGACAAactgccctgtctgtctgtaaactCCAAAGTCCAGCTCATCCCTGTTGACTAGATTAGATAACCTGGTTTTAAAGGCAGGGATACTGTTTGCTCAATGACTCCTCTCTGCCCTAATAGCATCTGATCTAATGAGAGATTGCAGGCTGCTTGTTGACAGTAGAGACCCACACAGTGTCATGGCAATGGCcaaacaacacagggaaataAAGCAGGGCTGAGCTTTAGTACCTGTAATTACCAGATAAATATCAGTTTCTTTGCTTAAAACCGGCAGCAATAAATACTGCATGCTGCCTTTATTACAGCTATTATCGTCTGTATTGGTTAAAATATGAAGGGTTCGTGTAAACTGGACTAAAGTGTGTTGTTATCTGTATTTCTTGggtttattcattcattaattacATATGTATGGAGAGAAACATACTCAGTTGCTAGTTTATTAGATACACCCAG
Proteins encoded:
- the dnajb11 gene encoding dnaJ homolog subfamily B member 11 — translated: MATKGMNLCHVCCLLLYVITAVLAGRDFYKILGVSKSASIRDIKKAYRKLALQLHPDRNPDDPKAQDKFADLGAAYEVLSDEEKRKQYDAYGEDGLKEGHHGSHNDIFSSFFGDFGFMFGGNRQQQDRNIPRGNDIILDLEVTLEEVYSGNFVEVVRNKPVAKEAPGKRKCNCRQEMRTTQLGPGRFQMTQEMVCDECPNVKLVNEERTLEVEIEQGVRDEMEYPFIGEGEPHIDGEPGDLRFRIKVLKHPMFERRGDDLYTNVTISLVEALVGFEMDIVHLDGHKVHIVRDKITKPGARMWKKGEGLPNFDNINIRGSLIITFDVEFPQTQLDDQQKDGIRGLLKQGSVQKIYNGLQGY